The following proteins are encoded in a genomic region of Thermothielavioides terrestris NRRL 8126 chromosome 5, complete sequence:
- a CDS encoding glycoside hydrolase family 63 protein (CAZy_ID 269967), with amino-acid sequence MAAVLGCLTLLCALCFGGANAQGPGASNSTRSSSSTPERSWQTWGPYRPNLYFGVRPQVPETLLMGLMWASGESRDRMLSTLRDTCEQNDGMQGYGWTFYDPRVGGSQAVHDTQLQLDINTDFLKTEDGGSWAVRITGTPKLGATGVKTTAILHAAVEMADANEPKSLWCENHAKNKDGVDAACRGEIAGLGRFQFQVLGDATNNVVHETVVRSVQVPEDKIWQAKSIFADQVKAAAGDQIAIQDAPGAGNMHFVQTTFQGAFQLTFTYHAAEASTLDAQAVDTGISSLRRSFPSSVDKVFSRTPPFQGEEYARFSQEILSNLLGGLGFFHGDTRVDETHAPEYEETDLDFWTKAASAMSRAHVTTTDAKTLLSFTPSRAYFPRGFLWDEGFHLLPVIEWDLDLAVSVLRSWLSLMDDDGWIPREQILGPEARSRVPPEFQVQYPHYANPPTMLALVLPAILSKLTGASPYTGHPSAYLSSPDQASALLKTLYRLLARHYHWFRRTQAGNFSSAYPRPASAIPGTGFRWRGRTPTHNLPSGLDDYPRADPPHPGELHVDALAWVGGAAAALQQAALYLGKQRADGNDDNDADDAATYAAHVAAAKHNLDALHWDAARQSYCDATVRREEEENGEQQQQYALVCHEGYVSLTPLLLGLVGADHPHLPALLDLVADPDRLWSPHGLRSLSKGDEHYGRDEDYWRGAVWVNLNVLAVLRLRDVGLSGKGPAAVRTRALSLAAELRERLVRTVYESWNRTGYFWEQYSDETGEGRRTRAFTGWTAAVILLMGLRFAQGAEGVDESENTTSWREASTGLSVMVLFGVVGLDAHAAHPAHLAHPHWRTKAGQFRRIASTMETKPLQPELK; translated from the exons ATGGCTGCGGTGTTGGGTTGTTTGACTCTCCTCTGCGCCCTctgcttcggcggcgccaaTGCTCAAGGTCCGGGGGCATCGAATTCAACAAGATCATCATCATCCACCCCGGAACGGTCATGGCAGACATGGGGCCCATACAGACCAAATCTCTACTTTGGAGTCCGTCCTCAAGTCCCCGAGACCCTGCTTATGGGCTTGATGTGGGCGAGCGGTGAGAGCCGCGACAGAATGTTGAGCA CTCTTCGCGACACGTGCGAGCAGAATGACGGAATGCAAGGCTACGGCTGGACTTTCTACGACCCACGAGTTGGTGGTTCTCAAGCCGTGCATGACACGCAACTTCAACTCGACATCAACACCGATTTTCTAAAGACCGAGGACGGGGGCAGCTGGGCTGTGCGCATTACCGGTACCCCAAAGCTGGGTGCCACCGGTGTGAAGACGACAGCGATTCTTCACGCAGCAGTTGAGATGGCAGACGCCAACGAGCCAAAGTCTCTCTGGTGCGAGAATCACGCCAAGAACAAGGACGGAGTCGACGCTGCTTGCCGCGGAGAGATAGCTGGTCTCGGCCGCTTCCAGTTCCAAGTCCTGGGAGATGCAACAAACAACGTCGTGCATGAAACCGTGGTACGGAGTGTCCAGGTACCCGAAGATAAGATCTGGCAAGCAAAGT CTATCTTTGCCGATCAAGTcaaggctgctgctggcgaccAAATCGCCATCCAAGATGCACCTGGCGCTGGAAATATGCACTTTGTTCAAACAACATTTCAAGGTGCATTCCAGTTGACTTTCACGTACCATGCGGCGGAAGCATCCACGCTAGACG CCCAGGCTGTGGACACGGGGATCAGCTCCCTACGCCGCTCCTTTCCTTCAAGCGTGGACAAGGTCTTCTCGAGAACGCCACCGTTTCAGGGAGAAGAATACGCACGCTTCTCCCAAGAAATCCTGTCCAACCTGCTGGGCGGTCTAGGATTCTTCCACGGAGACACCAGGGTCGATGAGACCCACGCGCCCGAGTATGAAGAGACCGACCTCGACTTCTGGACAAAAGCCGCATCCGCCATGTCGCGTGCCCacgtcaccaccaccgatGCCAAAACACTGCTTTCCTTTACGCCTTCCCGTGCTTATTTCCCGCGCGGATTTCTCTGGGACGAAGGgttccacctcctccccgtGATCGAATGGGATCTCGATCTGGCCGTATCCGTCCTCCGCAGCTGGCTCAGCCTcatggacgacgacggctgGATCCCTCGGGAGCAGATACTCGGACCCGAAGCCCGTAGCAGAGTGCCCCCGGAGTTTCAGGTCCAATACCCACACTACGCCAACCCCCCAACAATGCTTGCGCTCGTCCTCCCCGCCATCCTCTCCAAGCTAACCGGCGCATCCCCTTACACCGGCCATCCCTCCGCGTACCTTTCCTCCCCAGACCAGGCCTCCGCCCTGCTCAAGACGCTCTACCGCTTGCTCGCCCGCCACTACCACTGGTTCCGCCGCACCCAAGCGGGCAACTTCAGCAGCGCCTACCCGCGCCCGGCCTCCGCCATCCCGGGCACCGGCTTCCGCTGGCGCGGCCGCACCCCGACGCACAACCTCCCCAGCGGCCTGGACGACTACCCGCGCGCGGACCCGCCGCACCCGGGCGAGCTGCAcgtcgacgcgctggcctgggtcggcggcgccgcggccgcgctgcagcaggccgcgctcTACCTCGGCaagcagcgcgccgacggcaacgacgacaacgacgccgacgacgccgcgaCGTACGCCGCgcacgtcgccgccgccaagcacaACCTGGACGCGCTGCACTGGGACGCGGCGCGGCAGTCGTACTGCGACGCGACGGtgcggcgggaggaggaggagaacggcgagcagcagcagcaataCGCGCTGGTGTGCCACGAAGGCTACGTCTCGCtgacgccgctgctgctggggctggtCGGGGCGGACCACCCGCAtctgccggcgctgctggacctgGTTGCGGACCCGGACCGGCTGTGGTCGCCGCACGGGCTGCGGAGTCTGAGCAAGGGGGACGAGCATTACGGCAGGGACGAGGATtactggcgcggcgcggtgTGGGTCAACCTCAATGTCTTGGCTGTCTTGCGCCTGCGAGACGTGGGGTTGTCCGGAAAgggcccggcggccgtgCGGACGAGGGCCTTGTCGCTGGCTGCGGAGCTGAGGGAGAGATTGGTCCGGACGGTGTATGAGAGCTGGAACAGGACGGGATATTTCTGGGAGCAGTATTCCGACGAGACGGGCGAGGGCAGAAGGACCAGGGCTTTCACGGgctggacggcggcggtcatTTTGCTGATGGGCTTGCGTTTTGCGCAGGGGGCGGAGGGGGTGGACGAGAGCGAAAACACCACGTCGTGGCGGGAGGCGTCAACTGGGCTTTCCGTGATGGTCTTATTCGGCGTGGTAGG ACTCGACGCTCATGCAGCTCACCCGGCGCACCTGGCTCACCCCCACTGGCGGACGAAGGCGGGACAATTCCGGCGCATCGCGTCGACGATGGAGACGAAGCCGCTGCAACCCGAACTGAAATAA